Below is a window of Hydrogenimonas sp. DNA.
TCTTGTTGGGGAACTGCGTCTCCAGGGAGGGGACGAAACGGACGTGTGGAAGCTCTTTCGCTATCTCCCTGAAGGTCTCGTATGCGGTGGCTGGAATATTTCCGATCAGAATATCGATCTTCTTCTTTTTCACCTCCTCTATAAACCTCTTCTTGTCGTTGCCCCAGTGGTAGACCACATGCTCTATCTTGTCGGGCCACCCTTTGAAGTTCGATCTGTCGAAAAACCTCAAAACGTAGTCGAGGTACAGCAGTCCCAGCTTCGGAAGTTTGCTCTTTTTGGCCATCTTTTTATATCCTTGTATATAATTTTTTCGGAGTCTATTAAAACTCTGTTACCGTCCGGTTGCAGTTTTCCTGTCAATCAGATCGACAATCTTCTCTATCTTTCTGTCATTGAAGTCGAGCCCCGCCTTCTCCTGTTCGGGTGTGGCGAATGCCGGGATTCCGTTGACCTCCAGTACCAGGTACTCTTTTCTCTTTCTGTCATATATGATGTCAACGCCCGCTATCTCAAGCCCGACAATCTTTGCGGCCCTTTTGGCAAGATCGACAACCTCCTCTTCCGGTTCACGCAGAAATACGCTTCCGCCGCTGGTGATATTCGTACGCCAGTCGGTACCGCCCGCTTTTCGGCCGTAGCAGCCGACGAACTCGCCGTCTACAATATCCACACGGTAGTCGGTGCGGTCGTAGTCTATAAACTTCTCCACGTAGAAGAAGCGAAGATCCATCTGGTTCAAAAAGGGCAGCAGCGTATCGAGTGTCGCTTCGTTGTCTATCTTGGTAAGGCCGACTCCGCCCCATCCGTCTGTCGGCTTGTAGACCATCTGCTTCCAGCTCCTGATGAACTTCTTAAGCCTCTTGGAGTCGTCCCTGTGGCATAGCCTGAAATCCGGTGTATTGACACCGCTGTTTCTAAGCAGGTAACTGGTCTGGAACTTGTCTTCACTAAGTTCGAAGGAGTCGTAGTTGTTGATGCAGGGAATCATACGGTTGAGCACCCTGTAGAGATACATCTGATACTGTGTCTGCTCACCGGCATTATAGCTGAAAAAGAGATCGAGCTTATCCATATTTATTCCGTGGCAGCGGATATGGCTGCTCTTTACGTAGGCGTCGCGCAGATTCAGCCCGGTAATGCTCTCTATTCCCCGCTCCCTGAGTTTTTTTACAATTTTCTTCTCGATCCTCTCACCGCCCCCGTTTCGGTACATCCATATCCCTACCCGTCTCTTTCTAGCCACAGATCACTCCTCTCTTTTGATGGTATGCAAGAACCTTCCTCATCAGCTCTATCCTCTCTTCGAAACTCCTTTTCAGGGCCCTCTCTTTCAGCGTATGGTCGCCGTCCCCGTAGGGGCCGAGTCCATCCAGGGTCACCACGCCCGCGGAAGCGACAATATTGGCGTCGCTGACACCGCCGCGCATCTCGGTCCCTATCTTCACTCCGGCGATCCGCTCCATCGACTCCACAAGCTCCCTCTGCCAGGCGTTCGGCTCCATGACGTCACGCTGAATCGAGCCGCCCAGCCTTGCGGACGTACCCTCTACGTATGAACTGCCTACGATCTCGTCGAGGGCCGAAAGCAGCCTCTCACGCTCCCTGTTGTCGGCATACCGCAGCTCCAGCAGCAGTTTCGCGTGGGGGCTGATCGTATTGGCGCCTACGCCCCCCTCCATCCTGCCGACATTGACCGTAGAGCCCTTTTTGAAATCGGTCAGCGAGACGAGCTTCTGAAGTTTCAGCGCCGCCTCCAGGTTGGCGTCGCACCCCTTGTCGTAGGATGTCCCGGCGTGCGCACCCTTTCCTTCGATCGCTATTTCGAACGTGCCTATCCCCTTGCGGCCAACCACCACCTCCATCTGCGGACCTGCCGCTTCGAACACGAAGCACTTGTCATACTCTTTCGCCAGATCCCGGGTAAGCTGCCTCGAGTCGTCGCTTCCCGTCTCCTCGTCGCTGACCAGAAGAAAGTCGATATCCTCGATGCGCCCGAACTCTTCATAGAGACCCCTCAGCGCTTCGAGCGCCACTATATTGCCGCCCTTCATGTCGCACACACCGGGCCCGTATACCCACTCTTCATCCTCTTCGAAGCCCTCGAAAGAGCCCGGGGGAAATACCGTATCCAGGTGGCCCAGAAGAAGTATCTTCTCCCTATTCGGCGTTTTTTCCGAACAGAAGAGCAGATGGTCGCCTATCAACTCCCTTTCGAACCTCTTTCTCTCCAGCCCTATCTCTTCCAGCCACGAGGCGAAGATATCTCCCACTCTGTCGACGCCCGCTTTGTTATGCGTATATGAGTTGACTCCTACGACCCTCTCCAGCTTCTCTCTCCATCCCATTCCTATACCACCCTTTTGTCTCATCTTCCCTATTCTATCATCTTGTACTTTAACCGCTCCGGCAAAGTGCCGATATTTTTATAATCTATCAGATACGAACTTCGCGCGACAGTTCTGCTGCATTGCTAGAGAGTCGGAAAGTTTTACGGCTGAGCTATTTTTTGCTATTATTAATAATCGGGTTCGGTTAAAAACCCAAGTCTATATCACCATTCAACTTTGGAGTGGGCCAGGGAGTTTTATGGATATGAGAGCACTGGAGATATCCCGACAAGAGATTGAACAGATATCGGCTCTATTCGACATTCAGAACGGAGAGAGCGGAGTTTCGGGAGAGTTGGCGCGTATAGCGGGCAGATACAGAGAGAGGCTCGCCGGGCTTTTTGCAGAGCAGACGAAGGGGCTGCTTTCAAAAAAGAGGAGAGAGGAGCTGCCTCGCGGCCTGACGGAGAGTATCGGCAGCTATCTGGCCGACATCTTCGAGAGACGGCTGGATGAGGAGTCCGTTGAAAACCGTATAGCCGTAATCTACTCGCTGATGGATGCCGGGTTGAACCTTGAAGAGGTCTGCTCCATATTCTCCTCTCTTTTCAAGGCGGTAACGGAAGCCATTCTATCCGAAGAGTACGGCAAAGAGAAGAGTGCACAACTCTGCACGCTGCTCAACCGCATTCAGCTTCTGGAGCTCTCCATAGTCGCCAGGGGTTTCGAACATGAAGAGAGCAACAGATACAGGAGATTGGCCCAAACCTACAGAACTGTTCTAGATGCCATGCATGACGGTATGGTTGTAATCAATGCCGATACCGACAAAATCGTGGAGGTGAACCGCCGAATAGAGAATATGACTGGTCTCTCAAGAGAGGAGCTTCTCGGCAGCGAAGTATTCATTCTTCACCCTCCCGAGTTCAGAAAAATCGTTACGAGGACACTGGCGGAAGCGAAAGAGAGAGATTTCGGCCTGATTCCGGAGATATATCTGCTCAACAGCAAAAACGACGAGTATATCCCTGTCGAAGATACATATTCACAGTACCGGCTGGATGAAGAGAGGTTCATAGTAAAAGTGGTCAGGGATATTACCGACAGGTTGAGCTCTCAAAAGAAACTTAGCCGCCTCAACAGGCTCTACAGGGTGCTGAGTGCAGTCAATGAGCAGATTATACGGACCACCTCCAAGGCCGAACTCTACCAGAATATCTGCAGGATAATCGTAGAGGAGGGCGGGTTCAAATTCGCCTGGATAGCGGAACTGAAAAATGAGTCAGAGGTAGAGCCCGTAGCATACTCCGATACCTCATACTTCTACGAGAACATAAAAGAGGCGCTGGAGGTATCCGGCAAAAGCGACATAAGCGAAGTGGTAAAGCAGCTCAAGCGTGACGGATACAGAAAGTGCAGGGAGTGTATCAGTAACGGATCCGGCGAGGAGAAGCTCACGATACCTATCTGGCATGATCGTGAAAAGATAGGAATCCCCCTCCACAGCGGAGCGGAGATAAGGGCCATAATGAAGATATACACGATCGAGGCCGATTTTTTCGGTGATGAAGAGATAAGACTTTTCAAAGAGATAGCCGACGATATCTCCTATGCGGTAACCACCCTAGAACACAAAGAGAGGGTAGAGTTCCTGACCAACTTCGACCTTCTTACCCGGCTCCCGAACCGCCACCTCTTCAAGGCGAGGCTCGATATGGCCGTTCAGAGCGCAAATTACAAAAAAGAGGTCTTTGCGGCGGTACTTGTAGATATAGATCAGATGCGATACATAAACGACAGTTACGGATTCGGATTCGGGGACAAGCTGGTGATGAAGGTGGCAAGAGAACTGAAAACCCTCATCCGCCCCCAGGACGAACTGGCCCGCTTCGGCAGCGACGAATTTTCGATTCTCTTTTTCGATATCAAAAACAGGGAGCAGATTGTGGAGCTGGTAAAAGAGATCTCCGCCATATCCCAACACCCCGTTCAGATAGACGGAGCGGAGATATATATGAGCATCAGCATCGGCGTCGCGCTGTTCCCGAAAGATTCACACCTGCCGGACGAGATAATAGCTGCCGCGGAGGCGGCTCTGGAGAGGGCAAAAAAACAGGGCGGCAACTGCTACGTATTCTACTCGGAAGAGATGAACAGCGAAGTGCAGTCGAAAATACGCCTCCAAAACGAACTCTTCAAAGCCTACGAAAACAGCGAATTCGAGCTATATTACCAGCCGCAGATCTCGAGCGGCTCGAAAAAGATAACGGGTGCCGAAGCACTGATAAGATGGAACCATCCCGAAAGAGGGTTGGTATCTCCCGGTGAGTTCATCCCCATACTGGAAGAGAGCTCACTCATAGAGAGAGTCGGGGCGTGGATAATAGAAGAGGCGTGCCGGCAGATCAAAAGATGGTCCGAAAACGGCATAAATATTCCGATATCTATCGCGATCAACATCTCAGCCAAACAGATATCCCGGGACAGTTCGTTCTTCGAGAAACTGCTGGATACAGTGAAAAACTCGGGAATCGACCCCTCTCTTCTTCATCTGGAGATAACAGAGTCGGTAATAATGGAGAGTCTTCCGCAGATGGAGAGGGGCCTGGCCCTTCTCAAAGAGCACGGAATCCTCTCGGCTATCGACGACTTCGGAACGGGCTACTCATCTTTGAGCTATCTCAAGAGGCTGCCCGTCTACGCGCTCAAGATAGACCGCTCTTTCATCAGCGGACTTCCGGAGAACGGTGAAGATGCAGCCATAGTCGACGCGATCATAGCGATGGCGAAAAGATTGGAAAAAGAGACTATCGCCGAAGGTGTCGAAAGCGGCGAGCAGCTCAAGTTCCTGGAGCAGCACGGATGCGACACGATCCAGGGATATCTCTTCGCAAAGCCTATGAGCTCCGGAGATTTCGAGGAGTTTTTCAAAAAATATAAAGTTTGAACGAAATTTTTCCACTCAAATACCCGGGCTGACAAATTTTGCGTAAAGTCAGGTGCCCGTAACCGCTCTCACCACTTCGAACTCCAGATAGGGAAGTCTATAGTCCTGCAGAACTTTTTTCGTCTGAGCATAGGTTAGCCGCCGCTTTCCGCCGCTAACCCCGCTGCGTTTTATGTAACGCAACATCGAGAGGCTATCTTCAAAGTATAGTTCATATCTTAAAATATCAATTTCTGCATCAAAGTTTTTCTCCAAGGCGGCTATCGTCTCCTCTTTGGTGCGTATCGGAGAGCTTATACCTGCCGTTTTGTGCAGAGTCTCGAACGTGCCGGAGGTGAATATGGCGAATGCGCTCGGCCTGCCCAGCGCGGCGATGCGCCGAAGTACCAAGTCGAGATCTCTGCTCCACTGAAGTGCCGACGAAGAGACCAGCAGGTCGAAATCGCTCTCCGCAAGCCTGCCGAAAAGTTCCGGATCGTCGAAATCCCCTCTCATCTTTACGACCCCGGGAGCCTCCGGGTGCAGTTCGAGCATCTCGTCGGATATATCTACGGCGAGATACCTGGTGAACGGATGTTCATATGCCCTGAAGAAGCCTCCGCTGCCGCATCCGAGGTCCACTACTCTCGCGAAGGGCTTCCCTATCTTGCCGGCCAGTGCTTTGGCCACCCGGTCCTGTATGAGGCTGTAGCGCCCGTAATCAGAGGCGAATCGCCGGAACTCTCTGTGTGGTTGCATATTGACTTTCAATTTGGATATAATATCGCGCTAATTATCCCCAAACTTCCAATAGAGTTTGCTGAACAGAAGTCGTCGTATACTTAACTCAAGGTTTTTCGGCGCATTTTTCGATATAAAAAGACTTCCGCCCCCAGGGGCCGGCTTTGGCGGCCTTTTGCGACCCCGCACTACAAAGCCGTAGCAAAAAGAGGTCTGTTAAAGAAGGATTTCATAAAATGATCACCGCTTTGTTTGTTACACAGATTGTTTTGACGGTCATACTGACTGTCCTGGTACTGCTTCAGAAGAGCTCCTCCATAGGTCTCGGGGCATACAGCGGCTCCAACGAATCGGTATTCGGTGCCAAAGGGCCGGCCGGTTTTCTTGTGAAAGCGACGTTCACGGTCGGGCTCGTTTTCGTTCTCAACACCATTGTTCTGGGATACCTCTACAACAAAACCCACAACGAATCGGTGGTAGATACCATCAAAACCCAGAGCGGGGCCGTCCCCTCCGCACCCGCTCTGCCTACAGCACCTTCGGCTCCGGCCGCTCCGCAGGCTCCGGCGGAAAAATAATGCGTCCGCTCCTGGGGCTGTGGCTTCTGGCCGTAACCCTCCTGGCCGACGCCCACATATTCGTTTACCACCGCTTCGGCGATACCCGCTACCCCTCTACTGATACAACCATAGAAGTTTTGAGAGAGCAGTTCGACTACTTCAGGGAGCACGGCTACGAAGTTGTCCCGCTCAGCCGCCTGGTCGAAGCACTAAGGAAGGGTGAAAAGATACCCGACAGCTGGGTCGCCCTGACCATAGACGACAGCTTCAGAAGCTTTTACGACAACGGCCTTCCCCTCTTCAGAGAGTACGGATACCCCTTCACCCTCTTCGTATACACCCGCGGCACCGAAAACGGCTACGGGGACTACATGAGCTGGGAGCAGATAAGAGAGAGCATGAGATACGGGGAGATAGGCTTCCACTCCCATACACACCCTCATATGGTCTCCAAGAGTGACGAATTTCTGAAAAAAGATTTCGAAAAAGGGCTCGAGCTGATAGAAAAGAGGCTCGGCATGAGACCGCGCTATTTCGCCTACCCCTACGGGGAGTACGACGACCGGGTCAAAGCCCTGGCCGAGAGCTTCGGCTTCGACGCTATTTTCAACCAGAATGTAGGGGCCGTATCCGAAGAGTCAGACCCCATGGATCTCGACAGAATCGCACTTACAGGAGATCCCGACCTGAAGCAGAAACTGAAAATAGAATTTCTGAAGGCCGAGTGGCTGGAGCCGAAAGAGTGGCCCGAAGGAGGAGTGGTCGAAAGGGTCCGCATAAAAACATCCGATAAGAGAGCGAAGAGAGGGTGGCTCTACCTCACCGGCTACGGCTGGCAAAGAGTCGAGCTGAAGGGTGGAGAAGTCGACACCTCTTTGGGTCTTGAACTGAAAAACCGCAGAAGCCGTCTCATTTTAAAGCTTGAAAAAGATAGAATATCGACAAAAATATTGGTTAAACCGTAAGGAGAGAGTTATGGAAGAGCTTAACGAAGTTTACGAATATGCAAGAGAGCATATGGAAAAGAGCCTCGAGGTTCTTAAAAAAGATTTTTCCACGATAAGAACCGGACGCGTTTCGACACACATCGTCGACAACATAAAGGTAGACTACTACGGCACCCCGACACCTCTGAACCAGGTGGGAAGCGTCATAGCCACGGATGCACAGACGATAACCATAAGCCCCTGGGAGAAGAACCTGCTTCCCGAGATAGAGCACGCCATACAGCAGGCAAACATAGGAGTAAACCCCAACAACGACGGCGAAACCATAAAACTCTTCTTCCCGCCGATGACGGTCGAACAGCGCCAGGAGAGCGCCAAGCAGGCCAAGGCGATGGGCGAGAAGGCGAAAGTGGCCATCAGAAACATACGCCGTGACGCCAACGACAAGATAAAGAGACTCGCAAAAGAGAAAGTGATAACCGAAGATGAAGAGAAGAGGGGACACGATCAGATTCAGAAGATCACCGACGAATATGTCAAGAAGGTCGACGAGCTTGTAAAAGCCAAAGAAGCGGAAGTACTGAAGGTCTGATTGTGGATATAAAAAAGATCTATATGGATGCCGATGCGCTTCTGCACGGCCACTTCAAGCTCAGCAGCGGCAACCACTCCGAGTACTACCTTCAGTCGGCCAAGGTGCTTGAAGACCCCAAAACAGCTGAGCTGCTGGCGAACGAGCTGGCAAAACAGATCAGAGAGTACGGACTCGAGGTCGATACTGTCTGCTCTCCGGCGATAGGGGGGCTGATCGCCGGGTTCGCACTCGCATCGGCTCTCGGATGCAGATATATCTTCACCGAGCGGGTCGACGGCAAGATGACCCTTCGAAGAGGGTTCGAAGTGAGCGAAGGCGAAAAGGTGCTCATTTGCGAAGATATCATAACTACAGGCGGCTCGGCCATGGAGGCCGCCGCCGAGGTTGAACGGCTGGGAGCCGAAGTGGTCGGCTTCGCCGCACTGGCAAACCGCGGTTTCTGCCGACGCGAGGGTAGCGGCATAGAGCGCAAGCCGAACTGCAGACTCCCCGAGAACAGACCCTTTTTCGCACTGGCGGATTTCGACTTTCCGATGTACCCGCCCGAAGAGTGCCCCATGTGCAAAGCGGGGAGCGAAGCTGTAAAACCGGGCAGCCGCGGTAACTGAGGAGAGAGATGAGCCGCTGGAGAGATGTCAAGCAGGGTAGAGCCGAAACTCCGAAAAAGCGGGAAGAGAGCCCAAAAGAGGGTCAACACCCCGCCTGCGCACCGGTAGGGCTGCGCCTAAAGGCCTTCCTGACAGACACATTCATGATAACCATGCCGATTCTCTACATAATCGTATACCTCATCATGGGGAGCAGAGAGGGGTTCAGGGAGCACCTGGCCGAAGGGTGGTTCTACATCATCGTCGTACATATGGCCATAGTCCTGATGCTGTGGAGACTCAAAGCCCAGACTCCCGGTATGAAAGCCTACGACCTGTACCTGGTAGATCCGCAAAACGGCAATGAAAAGCCGGGCTGGCTGAAGTGCTTTCTGCGCTACGTGATGATGCAGACGGCGATACTTTCTATTTTCGGACTCATACTTCCGTTCATCATGAAAGGGAAAGAGGGGCTCCAGGACCTCGTATCCGGAACCTGTATAATCCACAAACCCTAAAGCGGAGCCGACGGTATGTTTCTGCGAATCTCCGCATTCTACCTCTTCTATTTCGCGATTATCGGCGTATATGTCATCTTCTTCCCGAAAGCCCTCCAGATGGCCGGCTACGGCAGCGCAGAGATAGGCCTGCTCCTTTCGGCGGCTCCACTTATGAGGTTCGTAGTCCCATTCTTCTTTCTGAAACATGTCAGGCTGGACGAGAAGAGCTTCTCCGTTTCGCTGGCCGTCCTGTCGGCATCGGTTCTTCTCTTCTATCCGGCTCTCGACTCTTTCTGGCCGCTTCTTGCGGTCAACCTTCTCTTCGGAGCCTCCATAAGCATTTCACTCCCTTTCGTGGAGGCACGCGCACTCGAAATTCTCAGCAGGCATATCTACGGCAGGTCGAGACTCTTCGGCTCGATAGGCTTCATGATCATAGCGCTCTGGCTCGGCAAAGTGCTGGAGACTCCGACAGACGCCCTTCACTACCTTGCCGCCACGACGATTCTTACCGCCTTGAGCGGTGCTGCGGTAGTCTATATATCCCACGGCGCCGGGGAGAGGAGAGCTCCGTCCGAAAGCGGGGAGAGCTTCTCCGTTATGCGCTACTGGCCGCTCTGGCTCAGCTTTTTTCTGATGCAGGTAAGCTTCGGCGGCTTCTACAACTTTTTTACCATCTACGAAACGGCCCACGGTATAAGCCTGGAGATGACCAGCCGGCTCTGGAGCTTCGGAGTGCTTTGCGAAATTGTAATGCTCTACTTCCAGGGCCCCCTCCTGCACAGAAATCTTCTTACGGTGCTTAGAGTCACAATATTCGCCACATCACTCAGGTGGCTTCTTCTGTGGCTCTTTCCGGACTCTCTGCCCGTCACCTTTCTGGCACAGAGTCTCCATGCTCTCAGCTTCGCTCTCTACCACAGTGCGGCCATTACGCTTCTATATACGCTCTATCGCCAAAAAGCGCTGGCGCAGCAGTTTTTCCTCGGAATTTCTTACGGCCTCGGAGGCTTCGTCGGGGCGATCGTAGCGGGACAGCTATATGGAGAAAACCTCTTTTTGGCCGAATCTCTCATAGCTTTTGCCGCTTTTTTGATTCTGTTAAAGGAGCGTTCATCCCGGTATAAAAAGTCCGGAGTATAATATCGGGGCGCATTTTGCCGATATTTCATTACAGAACCGACCCGCAGGCCCAAAAGCCGATGCTACACAGCAAGAGTAACATCGCCGAAATCTGCGATTTCATGGCTCAGGGCGGTTTGGGAGAACACTTAACATCACTCAAAGGATAAAATATGAAGAAAAGATTTTCTGTCGCAGCATCCGCACTGCTCTTTTTCGCAGCCGCTGCCGCCAATGCAGATACCATAGGAGGGGAGGTCGCTGCAGGAGGATGGAACCACGATCCTAGCGGATGGGTTCAGTATCCGACCGGCTCGGACAAGATCGATCTCGACAGCGATCTTAACCTGGACACCAGAAGCGAGCTATACCTCAGAGCCAAAATAGAGCACCCTGTTCCCGTGCTTCCCAATATAAGGCTTGCATTCACGCAGAACAGAAGCAGCGGTGACGGATCGATAACGAAGAGTTTCAGCTTCGGCGGCATCACCTTTACAGGCGGAGAGAGGGTCCACACGGAGACTCAGCTCGACAGCTACGACGCCACATTCTACTACGAAATAGTGGATACCGGTCTCGATTTCGATCTGGGACTTACCGCAAGATATATCGACGGGTATGTCGATATAAAGAGCCTGACTACCGGCATAAGGGATAAAACGGAGTTTACAGGAGTTTTCCCGATGCTCTACGGTAACGTAAGAGTGCCGATTCCCACCCTGGGAGGGCTCTCCGTAGGGGCGGAAGGGAGCTACGTAACCTACGACGGCAGTACACTCTACGACCTTCAGGCGGATGTCAGATACGAGTTCGCAATGGGCCTTGGGCTCGAAGCGGGCTACCGTTCACAGAAGATCAAGCTCGACGACGTCGAAAACACCAGTACCGATGTAGATATCGAAGGATTCTTCATAGGGGCGGTCTGGGACTTCTAGCGATACTCCACTATCTCATCCAGAGGCAGCCTTATCTTCTCGGGCGCCTCGTTGACCCTGTATCCGAAAGCGACCATAAGGGCCAGCTCCTCATGGGCCGGATCGATATCCAGAAGCGCCTCCGCCTTCTCCTTCTCGAAACCCTCTATCGGGCAGCTGTCTATGCCCATCATCGCGGCACCTGTCATCATATTGGCCGCGGCTATGTAGCATTGGCGCGAACTCCAGCAAAAGAGCCCTTCCGTCGCCAGCTTGTGGGCCGAGAAGTCATCATAGATCTTGAAGTATGCCTCGATCTTCTCCTTCGGAAGGTCCCGTCTCGAGAGCATACTTCTGCTATATTCACTCCCCGGCGCCAGCGGCGCGACTATCGACTTTATAATGACCAGGTCGCTGCATGTCGTTATCTGCGGCTGATTCCAACAGAGGGGCTGCAGACTCTCTTTGAGCTTTCGATCCCTCACAACGAGAAACCTCCACGGCTCCATACCGAAGGATGACGGACTCAGACGGCCGAACTCCAAAACAGCCTCCATCTCACTCTTCCCGATCTCTCTGTTTTCGTCGAAGAGTTTACAGGCGTGGCGATAGTGCATCGCTCTAATAAAGGCATTTTTCATCTCTCACTCCTTGCTCCAGATTCTGCGGTTTAGATTCAGCTCCTCTACAATACTAAGAATTAGATTAAGATTTTCTATATAACCTCTGAAAACATCCAAGGAGAGGAGGGATTTGAATAGTACGGGCTCGAACCATTTGCCGCCGTTTTTTATTGCTATGAAGAGCCTGTTGTATCTGAAGGAGATGTAGACCGGAGCGTCGGCCTCTCTTCTCAGCTCCACAAGCCTCTCCATGATTACGGGAGTCAGAAGGTAGTGCGCCTCTACGGGATCTTCCGAGTAGACCTTGAACTCCTTCTCGAAGGCCGGGCTGTCCATGCGGACGAGTCCGGAGCTTACCATGCCCTGCACCCAGCTTCCCGCCACACCGAAATACTTCTCCGCCAGGTCGGGATAGATCAGCACCGGTTTTTGGAAGTGTTTATGAAATTCGGTCACGATGAATGTGCCGCTGAAAACGGTCTCTTTGTATTTACGCCCTTTCGAATCCTCCACAATCCTCTGAACGGTCAGATTACTGAACTCTATGGGAGTCTCTCCGATTCTCCCTCTTATCAGATCTTCTCCGCGGTAGAAGTCTATATCTGTATCGAAAAGGCCGCTCATAACGAAAATTTCGCGGGGAATCCCCCCGACAGGGTTGTAGACGAGAGTAGGGTCGATACTCGCTACCAGTTCGCCTAAAACTCTCTTTTTGAATCTCCTGCGATACCCGGAGATAAACCATCTAAACGCAAAACCGCCCGCCGCAAAGGCGGTAATACCGGTCTCGACAAGATACTCACCGCCGCTGTAATAGAGGAAGAGCAGTGTCGCAACGACTATGAGAGCCGAAGAGGCAACGACCTTTTTGGCGGCACTTTTTCTCTCCTCCTCAAGCTTCTGCAGCCTCGGATAGAGCTCATCGTAATAGAAGTCTAGAAGATCCGAGGCTCTGACCGGCATCTGGCGATTA
It encodes the following:
- a CDS encoding putative integral membrane protein, with amino-acid sequence MSRWRDVKQGRAETPKKREESPKEGQHPACAPVGLRLKAFLTDTFMITMPILYIIVYLIMGSREGFREHLAEGWFYIIVVHMAIVLMLWRLKAQTPGMKAYDLYLVDPQNGNEKPGWLKCFLRYVMMQTAILSIFGLILPFIMKGKEGLQDLVSGTCIIHKP
- a CDS encoding probable 3-phenylpropionic acid transporter, whose product is MFLRISAFYLFYFAIIGVYVIFFPKALQMAGYGSAEIGLLLSAAPLMRFVVPFFFLKHVRLDEKSFSVSLAVLSASVLLFYPALDSFWPLLAVNLLFGASISISLPFVEARALEILSRHIYGRSRLFGSIGFMIIALWLGKVLETPTDALHYLAATTILTALSGAAVVYISHGAGERRAPSESGESFSVMRYWPLWLSFFLMQVSFGGFYNFFTIYETAHGISLEMTSRLWSFGVLCEIVMLYFQGPLLHRNLLTVLRVTIFATSLRWLLLWLFPDSLPVTFLAQSLHALSFALYHSAAITLLYTLYRQKALAQQFFLGISYGLGGFVGAIVAGQLYGENLFLAESLIAFAAFLILLKERSSRYKKSGV
- a CDS encoding oxygen-insensitive NAD(P)H nitroreductase / dihydropteridine reductase; this encodes MKNAFIRAMHYRHACKLFDENREIGKSEMEAVLEFGRLSPSSFGMEPWRFLVVRDRKLKESLQPLCWNQPQITTCSDLVIIKSIVAPLAPGSEYSRSMLSRRDLPKEKIEAYFKIYDDFSAHKLATEGLFCWSSRQCYIAAANMMTGAAMMGIDSCPIEGFEKEKAEALLDIDPAHEELALMVAFGYRVNEAPEKIRLPLDEIVEYR
- a CDS encoding possible galanin: MPVRASDLLDFYYDELYPRLQKLEEERKSAAKKVVASSALIVVATLLFLYYSGGEYLVETGITAFAAGGFAFRWFISGYRRRFKKRVLGELVASIDPTLVYNPVGGIPREIFVMSGLFDTDIDFYRGEDLIRGRIGETPIEFSNLTVQRIVEDSKGRKYKETVFSGTFIVTEFHKHFQKPVLIYPDLAEKYFGVAGSWVQGMVSSGLVRMDSPAFEKEFKVYSEDPVEAHYLLTPVIMERLVELRREADAPVYISFRYNRLFIAIKNGGKWFEPVLFKSLLSLDVFRGYIENLNLILSIVEELNLNRRIWSKE